One Anastrepha obliqua isolate idAnaObli1 chromosome 6, idAnaObli1_1.0, whole genome shotgun sequence DNA window includes the following coding sequences:
- the LOC129250615 gene encoding tigger transposable element-derived protein 2-like, with the protein MAPSISKLTKRARKVLSIKEKIELINEYRKNPSVHFLSEKYGVGKQTVRDLIKNKEKILKYESESDSIHGLKNRHTLKKSENPKVDFATYEWFRQERFKGCPITGEMITEKAKYFHGKLNINSECKYSSGWLEKFKNRHGIRRLKSTGEKECADYVSATMFVEDLNEYIKNEQLTTEQIYNAD; encoded by the exons ATGGCTCCATCAATAAGTAAACTGACAAAAAGAGCAAGAAAAGTTCTTTCAATTAAAGAGAAAATAGAACTGATTAACGAATATCGCAAGAACCCATCCGTTCAttttttatctgaaaaatatggTGTTGGCAAACAAACTGTACGAgacttaataaaaaacaaagaaaaaattttgaaatatgaatCGGAAAGTGATTCAATTCACGGTTTAAAAAATAGACATACTCTGAAAAAATCCGAAAATCCAAAGGTTGATTTTGCAACATATGAATGGTTTCGACAAGAAAGATTTAAGGGATGTCCCATTACAG GCGAAATGATTACTGAgaaggcaaaatattttcatggtaaattaaacataaattccGAGTGTAAGTATTCATCTGGTTGgctggaaaaattcaaaaatcggcATGGAATTCGTAGGCTGAAATCCACAGGAGAAAAGGAGTGTGCTGATTATGTGTCTGCAACGATGTTTGTGGAAGACTTAAACGAATACATTAAAAATGAACAACTTACAACTGAACAAATTTATAATGCAGACTAA